A section of the Pseudomonas flavescens genome encodes:
- the mrdA gene encoding penicillin-binding protein 2, whose translation MPQPIRLKDHEKDARLIRKRALVGGAVFLALTLVLIARMYYLQVIQYEYHSTLAENNRIHVQPIPPNRGLIYDRNGVIIADNRPSFSLSLTRERAGDWEQVLDVIVEVLQLTPDDRELFERRVRQGRRPFEPVPVLFELSEEQIARLAVNQFRLPGVEVVAQLVRHYPQREHFAHSVGYVGRINERELKELDPVEYSGTHHIGKTGIERFYEDQLHGKVGYEEVETNARGRVLRVLNRTDPLPGKDVMLTLDVHLQEVAEQALGGRRGAVVAIQPSTGEVLAMVSQPSFDPNPFVTGISFKAYAELRDSIDRPLYNRVLRGLYPPGSTIKPMVAVAGLDAGVITPTSRVFDPGFYQLANHSHKYRNWNRTGDGWVDLNLAIMRSNDTYFYDLAHKMGIDRLHDYMTRFGIGQRVSLDMFEETAGLMPSRDWKRARYRQPWYPGETLILGIGQGYMQATPLQLAQATALVATKGKWIRPHLARTIDGSLPHDPDPIPDIVLRDPKYWDYARLGMEAVMHGARGTARKVGDAAAYRIAGKSGTAQVVAIKQGEKYDRSKVQERHRDHALFVGFAPADNPQIVVAVMVENGESGSGVGAPVVKQVMDAWLLDETGKLKAEYAPPGATAPLNVEVKHP comes from the coding sequence ATGCCCCAGCCGATTCGCCTAAAAGACCACGAGAAGGACGCGCGCCTCATTCGCAAGCGCGCGCTGGTCGGTGGCGCGGTGTTTCTGGCGCTGACGCTGGTGCTGATCGCCCGCATGTATTACCTGCAGGTGATCCAGTACGAGTATCACTCCACGCTGGCCGAGAACAACCGTATCCACGTGCAGCCGATTCCGCCCAACCGGGGGCTGATCTACGACCGCAACGGGGTGATCATCGCCGATAACCGGCCCAGCTTCAGCCTCAGCCTGACCCGCGAACGGGCGGGTGACTGGGAGCAGGTGCTGGACGTGATCGTCGAGGTGTTGCAGCTCACCCCCGACGATCGCGAGCTGTTCGAACGGCGCGTGCGTCAGGGCCGTCGGCCGTTCGAGCCGGTGCCCGTGCTGTTCGAGCTCAGCGAGGAGCAGATCGCCCGGCTGGCGGTCAATCAGTTCCGCCTGCCCGGTGTCGAGGTGGTGGCGCAACTGGTGCGGCACTATCCGCAGCGCGAGCATTTCGCCCATTCGGTCGGTTACGTGGGGCGTATCAACGAGCGTGAGCTCAAGGAGCTCGACCCGGTCGAGTACAGCGGCACTCACCATATCGGCAAGACCGGCATCGAGCGTTTCTACGAGGACCAGTTGCACGGCAAGGTCGGCTACGAAGAAGTCGAGACCAACGCCCGCGGCCGCGTGCTGCGCGTGCTCAACCGCACCGACCCATTGCCTGGCAAGGATGTGATGCTGACCCTCGACGTGCACTTGCAGGAAGTCGCCGAGCAGGCGCTTGGCGGTCGACGCGGCGCGGTGGTGGCGATCCAGCCGTCCACCGGCGAGGTGCTGGCGATGGTCAGTCAGCCGAGTTTCGACCCCAACCCCTTCGTCACCGGGATCAGCTTCAAGGCTTATGCAGAGCTGCGCGACTCCATCGATCGGCCGCTCTATAACCGTGTGCTGCGTGGTCTGTACCCGCCGGGGTCGACCATCAAGCCGATGGTGGCGGTCGCCGGCCTGGATGCCGGGGTCATTACCCCGACCTCACGGGTGTTCGACCCGGGCTTCTATCAGTTGGCCAACCACAGCCACAAGTACCGCAACTGGAACCGTACCGGCGATGGCTGGGTGGATCTCAACCTGGCGATCATGCGGTCCAACGACACCTACTTCTACGACCTTGCCCACAAGATGGGCATCGATCGCCTGCACGACTACATGACCCGCTTCGGGATTGGTCAGCGGGTGTCTCTGGACATGTTCGAGGAGACCGCCGGCCTGATGCCCTCGCGGGACTGGAAGCGAGCGCGTTATCGTCAGCCCTGGTATCCGGGTGAGACGCTGATCCTCGGCATCGGCCAGGGGTACATGCAGGCCACCCCGTTGCAGTTGGCCCAGGCCACCGCGCTGGTGGCGACCAAGGGCAAGTGGATTCGCCCGCACCTGGCGAGGACCATCGACGGCAGTCTGCCCCATGATCCGGATCCGATTCCTGATATCGTGCTGCGCGATCCCAAGTACTGGGATTACGCGCGTCTCGGCATGGAGGCGGTGATGCACGGTGCACGGGGTACGGCGCGCAAGGTCGGCGATGCCGCGGCCTACCGGATCGCCGGCAAGAGTGGCACGGCGCAGGTCGTGGCCATCAAGCAGGGCGAGAAGTACGACCGCAGCAAGGTGCAGGAACGCCATCGTGACCACGCCCTGTTCGTCGGTTTCGCGCCGGCGGACAATCCGCAGATCGTCGTCGCGGTGATGGTCGAGAACGGTGAGTCCGGCTCCGGCGTCGGCGCGCCCGTGGTCAAGCAGGTGATGGATGCCTGGCTGCTGGACGAAACCGGTAAGCTCAAGGCCGAATACGCCCCGCCCGGTGCCACGGCACCGCTCAACGTAGAGGTGAAGCATCCATGA
- a CDS encoding LrgB family protein produces the protein MTLDWHGAWMAVTHHPLFGAGITLGAYQLAIAAYEKTRWVFLQPVLVSTLLVIAILLLCGLTFSEYKSGAEALTIFLGPATVALAVPLYLNLRRIRQVFWPTVLTLLIAGVVATVLGVALAWMLGAEHNMLMSMAPKSVTSPIAMLVASQIGGLAALAAVFVMITGVLGAIIGPSLLRWCGVHHHAAVGMALGMTAHAVGTSRAMQESEECGAFAALAMSLMGVFTAILLPLAIVFLN, from the coding sequence ATGACGCTCGACTGGCACGGCGCCTGGATGGCCGTCACCCACCACCCGCTGTTCGGCGCCGGCATCACCCTCGGCGCCTATCAACTGGCTATCGCTGCTTACGAGAAGACCCGCTGGGTATTCCTGCAGCCGGTACTGGTATCGACCCTGCTGGTCATCGCCATTCTGCTGCTCTGTGGGCTGACCTTCAGCGAGTACAAGAGCGGTGCCGAGGCGCTGACCATTTTCCTGGGCCCTGCCACCGTCGCGCTGGCCGTGCCGCTGTACCTCAACCTGCGACGTATCCGTCAGGTATTCTGGCCCACCGTGCTGACCCTGCTGATCGCCGGGGTGGTCGCTACCGTCCTCGGTGTCGCGCTGGCCTGGATGCTGGGTGCCGAGCACAACATGCTGATGAGCATGGCGCCCAAGTCGGTGACCTCGCCAATCGCCATGCTGGTGGCCAGCCAGATCGGCGGCTTGGCAGCGCTGGCCGCGGTGTTCGTGATGATCACCGGCGTGCTGGGGGCGATCATCGGGCCGTCGCTGCTGCGCTGGTGTGGCGTCCATCACCACGCCGCCGTGGGCATGGCCCTGGGCATGACCGCCCATGCGGTCGGCACCTCGCGAGCCATGCAGGAAAGCGAGGAATGTGGCGCCTTCGCGGCTCTGGCCATGAGCCTGATGGGCGTGTTCACGGCCATCCTGCTGCCATTGGCTATCGTCTTCCTGAATTGA
- the rsfS gene encoding ribosome silencing factor, translated as MHSEDLVKVAIAALEEIKAQDITTIDVREKTSITDYMVIASGTSSRHVKSLVDNVLEKTKEQGVRPIGSEGLDSGEWALLDLGDIVVHVMLPTARQFYDLERLWQGAEQSRAQQGVERG; from the coding sequence ATGCACAGTGAAGACCTGGTCAAAGTGGCCATCGCAGCACTGGAAGAGATCAAGGCGCAGGACATCACCACCATCGATGTGCGCGAGAAGACCAGCATCACCGATTACATGGTGATCGCCAGCGGTACCTCGAGCCGTCACGTCAAGTCGCTGGTCGACAACGTGCTGGAAAAGACCAAGGAACAGGGCGTGCGGCCGATCGGCAGCGAAGGCCTGGACAGCGGCGAATGGGCACTGCTCGACCTGGGCGATATCGTCGTTCACGTGATGCTGCCGACCGCTCGCCAGTTCTACGACCTCGAGCGTCTGTGGCAGGGTGCCGAGCAGAGCCGCGCGCAGCAAGGCGTCGAGCGCGGGTAA
- a CDS encoding LON peptidase substrate-binding domain-containing protein: MTLPLFPLHTVLFPGCVLDLQIFEARYLDMISRCMKQGEGFGVVCIVEGAEVGDAAERIAQVGCEAIISDFQQRPNGLLGIRVQGGRRFRVNQAQVLPDKLTLARIEWLEEQPQRPLDEEHADLLALLGALAEHPMVASLDMGGSADSQAELADKLGYLLPFSAEQKIALLAEPDATRRLDMLQELVEQLQGDGPAQ, translated from the coding sequence ATGACCCTACCCCTGTTTCCACTGCATACCGTTCTGTTTCCCGGCTGCGTGCTGGATCTGCAGATATTCGAAGCACGCTATCTGGACATGATCAGCCGCTGCATGAAGCAGGGCGAAGGCTTCGGCGTGGTGTGCATCGTCGAGGGGGCCGAGGTGGGCGACGCTGCCGAGCGCATCGCGCAGGTGGGCTGCGAAGCGATCATCAGTGATTTCCAGCAGCGCCCCAATGGCCTGCTGGGCATTCGCGTGCAGGGCGGCCGACGGTTTCGCGTCAATCAGGCTCAGGTGCTGCCGGACAAACTGACGCTGGCTCGGATCGAGTGGCTCGAAGAGCAGCCCCAGCGCCCGCTGGACGAGGAACACGCCGACCTGCTGGCACTGCTGGGCGCCCTGGCCGAGCACCCGATGGTCGCCAGCCTGGACATGGGCGGCAGCGCCGACAGCCAGGCCGAACTGGCCGACAAGCTCGGCTATCTACTGCCGTTCAGTGCTGAGCAGAAAATCGCCTTGCTGGCCGAGCCAGACGCCACTCGGCGGCTGGACATGCTGCAGGAACTGGTCGAGCAACTGCAGGGCGACGGTCCGGCTCAATAA
- the rlmH gene encoding 23S rRNA (pseudouridine(1915)-N(3))-methyltransferase RlmH: MRIKLIAVGSRMPRWVEDGWQEYAKRMPSELSLELVEIPLTTRGKNADVARMIRQEGEAMLAKVQPGERIVTLEVEGRPWSTEQLAVELDKWRLDSRTVNLMVGGPEGLAPEVQARSEQRWSLSPLTLPHPLVRILVGEQIYRAWTVLSGHPYHK, encoded by the coding sequence GTGCGTATCAAACTGATCGCTGTCGGCTCGCGCATGCCGCGCTGGGTCGAAGATGGCTGGCAGGAGTATGCCAAGCGCATGCCGTCCGAGCTGTCCCTGGAGCTGGTGGAAATTCCCCTGACCACGCGTGGCAAGAATGCCGACGTGGCGCGGATGATCCGCCAGGAAGGTGAAGCCATGCTGGCCAAGGTGCAGCCCGGGGAACGCATCGTCACCCTGGAAGTCGAAGGGCGACCCTGGAGTACCGAACAGTTGGCGGTCGAACTGGACAAGTGGCGTCTCGATTCACGCACCGTCAACCTCATGGTCGGTGGCCCGGAAGGGCTGGCGCCGGAAGTCCAGGCGCGCAGCGAGCAGCGCTGGTCGCTGTCGCCCCTGACCTTGCCCCACCCGCTGGTACGGATACTGGTCGGCGAACAGATCTATCGTGCCTGGACGGTGTTGTCCGGTCACCCTTATCACAAGTAG
- the nadD gene encoding nicotinate-nucleotide adenylyltransferase — translation MANRKRIGLLGGTFDPVHIGHLRGALEVVEFMGLDELRLIPSARPPHRETPQVGAQDRLAMVEQAVAGLPSLRVDDRELQRDKPSYSIDTLESLRAELAADDQLFLILGWDAFCGLPAWHRWDELLRHCHILVLQRPDADSEASEPLRDLLAARNIADPLALHGPAGQISFIWQTPLAVSATQIRSLLANGRSVRFLVPDAVLAYINAHGLYRG, via the coding sequence ATGGCCAACCGCAAACGCATCGGGCTGTTGGGCGGTACCTTCGATCCGGTGCATATCGGCCATCTGCGCGGCGCGCTGGAGGTGGTCGAGTTCATGGGGCTGGATGAGTTGCGGTTGATCCCCAGTGCGCGGCCGCCGCACCGGGAAACCCCGCAGGTCGGGGCGCAGGACCGCCTGGCGATGGTCGAGCAGGCCGTGGCGGGATTGCCATCGTTGCGGGTGGACGATCGCGAGCTGCAGCGTGACAAGCCGTCCTACAGCATCGACACCCTGGAGTCGCTGCGTGCCGAGCTGGCAGCGGACGACCAGTTGTTTCTGATTCTGGGCTGGGATGCCTTTTGCGGCTTGCCAGCCTGGCACCGTTGGGACGAGTTGCTGCGCCACTGCCATATTCTGGTGTTGCAGCGCCCGGATGCCGACAGCGAGGCAAGCGAACCGCTGCGTGACCTGCTGGCAGCGCGTAATATCGCCGACCCGCTGGCGCTGCACGGGCCGGCGGGGCAGATTTCTTTCATCTGGCAGACACCGCTGGCGGTGTCTGCCACGCAAATCCGTTCGCTACTGGCGAATGGCCGGTCGGTGCGCTTTCTGGTGCCCGATGCGGTGCTGGCTTATATCAATGCCCATGGACTGTACCGTGGGTAA
- a CDS encoding CidA/LrgA family protein: MLLRGLFWLVLCQLLGTAINALFLPMLPGPILGMLLLVVFLLCRGQVDEPIQQAASSLLKYLPLLLVPPAVGVMAYAEAIVADFWAVIGALVLSLILSLVFAGWMMQKLIERQTRRRGEG; this comes from the coding sequence ATGCTGCTTCGTGGCCTGTTCTGGCTGGTGCTGTGCCAACTGCTCGGCACGGCGATCAATGCGCTGTTCCTGCCCATGCTGCCAGGGCCGATTCTCGGCATGCTGCTGCTGGTGGTGTTTCTGCTTTGTCGTGGTCAGGTCGACGAGCCGATCCAGCAGGCCGCCAGCAGCCTGCTCAAGTACCTGCCGCTGTTGCTGGTGCCGCCTGCCGTCGGGGTGATGGCCTACGCGGAGGCGATCGTCGCCGACTTCTGGGCGGTGATCGGTGCGCTGGTGCTTTCCTTGATCCTGTCCCTGGTGTTCGCCGGCTGGATGATGCAGAAACTGATCGAGCGCCAGACGCGCCGCCGGGGGGAGGGATGA
- a CDS encoding glutamate-5-semialdehyde dehydrogenase: protein MTESVLDYMTRLGRAARQASRVLARASTAQKNQALQAAAAALDASRAELVAANERDLAAGRANGLEPAMLDRLALTPKVIDSMIEGLRQVATLPDPIGEIQGMRYLPSGIQVGKMRVPLGVIGIIYESRPNVTIDAASLCLKSGNATILRGGSEAIHSNQAIARCIQAGLAEASLPASAVQVVETTDRAAVGALITLPEFVDVIVPRGGKGLIERVSREAKVPVIKHLDGVCHVYVDIAADLDKAIRVCDNSKTQRYSPCNTMETLLVHADIAARVLPPLAAIYRDKGVELRGDAQTRSLLGNDVLEASEDDWYAEYNAPILAIRVVDSLEAAIEHINTYGSQHTDAIITENFSDARRFLTEVDSSSVMVNASTRFADGFEYGLGAEIGISTDKLHARGPVGLLGLTSEKYVVFGDGHVRT from the coding sequence ATGACCGAGTCCGTGCTTGACTACATGACCCGCCTGGGCCGTGCCGCCCGCCAGGCTTCGCGCGTGCTCGCGCGGGCCAGCACCGCACAGAAGAACCAGGCCCTGCAGGCCGCCGCCGCCGCACTCGACGCCTCGCGCGCCGAGCTGGTTGCGGCCAATGAACGGGATCTCGCCGCTGGCCGTGCCAACGGCCTGGAGCCGGCCATGCTCGATCGTCTGGCGCTGACCCCCAAGGTCATCGACAGCATGATCGAAGGCCTGCGTCAGGTTGCCACGCTGCCCGATCCCATTGGCGAGATCCAGGGCATGCGTTATCTGCCGTCCGGCATTCAGGTCGGCAAGATGCGCGTGCCGCTGGGCGTGATCGGCATCATCTACGAGTCGCGGCCCAATGTGACCATCGATGCGGCCAGCCTGTGTCTGAAGTCCGGCAACGCCACCATTCTGCGGGGCGGCTCCGAGGCCATTCATTCCAATCAGGCCATCGCCCGCTGTATCCAGGCTGGCCTGGCAGAAGCCAGCTTGCCGGCCAGTGCGGTACAGGTCGTGGAAACCACCGACCGCGCCGCCGTGGGCGCGCTGATCACCTTGCCGGAATTCGTCGATGTGATCGTGCCGCGTGGCGGCAAGGGGCTGATCGAGCGCGTCAGCCGCGAAGCCAAGGTGCCGGTGATCAAGCATCTGGATGGTGTCTGCCACGTTTATGTCGATATCGCCGCTGACCTCGACAAGGCCATCCGCGTCTGCGACAACTCGAAGACTCAGCGCTATTCGCCGTGCAACACCATGGAAACCCTGCTGGTGCATGCCGATATCGCTGCACGCGTGCTGCCGCCGCTGGCGGCCATCTATCGTGACAAGGGCGTCGAGCTGCGTGGCGACGCGCAGACCCGCTCGCTGCTGGGCAACGACGTACTGGAAGCCAGCGAAGACGACTGGTATGCCGAGTACAACGCACCGATCCTGGCGATCCGCGTGGTCGATTCGCTGGAAGCGGCCATCGAACACATCAATACCTACGGCTCGCAGCACACCGACGCGATCATCACCGAAAACTTCAGTGATGCCCGGCGTTTCCTTACCGAGGTGGACTCCAGTTCGGTGATGGTCAACGCCTCGACGCGTTTCGCCGATGGTTTCGAGTACGGCCTGGGCGCGGAGATCGGCATTTCCACCGACAAACTGCACGCCCGTGGTCCGGTTGGTCTTTTAGGGCTGACCAGCGAGAAGTACGTGGTATTCGGCGACGGTCACGTGCGCACCTGA
- the rodA gene encoding rod shape-determining protein RodA, whose protein sequence is MTGSFDRTLSTDDVLRRRSSLLQRLHIDGILLLLLLLLATGSLFILYSASGKNLDLLMKQASSFGIGLVAMVVIAQFEPRFMARWVPLGYLCGVGLLVVVDVMGHNAMGATRWINIPGVIRFQPSEFMKILMPATMAWYLSKRTLPPNLKHVAVSLGLIVTPFVLILLQPDLGTSLLILASGAFVLFIAGLQWRWIAGAVAAIAPIAVAMWFFVMHDYQKRRVLTFINPESDPLGAGWNIIQSKAAIGSGGVFGKGWLLGTQSHLDFLPESHTDFIIAVLAEEFGLIGVCLLLLLYILLIARGLVITVQAQTLFGKLLAGGLTMTFFVYVFINIGMVSGLLPVVGVPLPFISYGGTSLITLLSGFGILMSIHTHRKWIAQA, encoded by the coding sequence CTGACCGGTAGCTTCGACCGCACGCTTTCCACCGACGACGTTCTGCGTCGCCGTTCCAGCCTGCTGCAGCGTCTGCACATCGACGGCATTCTGTTGCTGCTGCTGTTGCTGCTGGCCACCGGCAGTCTGTTCATCCTCTATTCGGCCAGCGGCAAGAACCTGGATCTGCTGATGAAGCAGGCCAGTTCCTTCGGTATCGGGCTGGTGGCGATGGTAGTGATCGCCCAGTTCGAGCCACGCTTCATGGCCCGCTGGGTACCGCTGGGCTACCTGTGCGGCGTTGGCCTGCTGGTGGTGGTCGACGTCATGGGCCACAACGCCATGGGCGCCACGCGCTGGATCAACATCCCCGGGGTCATCCGCTTCCAGCCGTCGGAATTCATGAAGATCCTGATGCCGGCGACCATGGCCTGGTACCTGTCAAAACGCACGCTGCCGCCGAACCTCAAGCACGTGGCCGTGAGCCTCGGGCTGATCGTCACCCCCTTCGTGCTGATTCTGTTGCAGCCCGACCTCGGCACCTCGCTGCTGATTCTCGCCTCCGGTGCCTTCGTGCTGTTCATCGCCGGGCTGCAGTGGCGCTGGATCGCGGGTGCCGTCGCAGCCATCGCGCCAATTGCCGTGGCCATGTGGTTCTTCGTCATGCATGACTACCAGAAGCGCCGCGTACTGACCTTCATCAACCCGGAGAGCGATCCGCTCGGTGCCGGCTGGAACATCATCCAGTCCAAGGCCGCGATCGGCTCTGGTGGGGTGTTCGGCAAGGGCTGGCTGCTCGGCACTCAGTCGCACCTGGACTTTTTGCCGGAGAGCCATACGGACTTTATCATTGCCGTTCTGGCCGAAGAATTCGGACTGATTGGTGTCTGTCTGTTGCTGCTCTTGTACATTCTGTTGATTGCACGCGGTCTGGTGATTACCGTGCAAGCGCAGACACTGTTCGGTAAGCTGCTCGCCGGTGGTTTGACCATGACCTTCTTCGTCTATGTCTTCATCAATATCGGCATGGTCAGTGGTTTGTTGCCGGTAGTGGGTGTGCCGCTGCCGTTCATCAGTTATGGCGGCACGTCATTGATTACGTTGTTGTCGGGTTTCGGAATTCTGATGTCCATCCACACGCACCGTAAGTGGATCGCTCAGGCTTGA
- the mltB gene encoding lytic murein transglycosylase B, translating to MQILRGWAARHAQWLAVAGLFGAPQAMAANEYANSPQVGEFITEMTRDYGFASEQLSTLFTGVERKQAILDAISRPAERVKPWKEYRPIFITDARISKGVAFWNEHAEALSRAEKEYGVPAEIIVAIIGVETSYGGNTGNYRVIDALSTLAFDYPPRAPFFRKELREFLMLTREEQVDPASLKGSYAGAMGLPQFMPSSFRAYAVDFDGDGHINIWSNPTDAIGSVASYFKRHNWQPGQPVASLATVKGDQAEQGLSAGLDPEKNVGELRALGWSSNDVLADDLPVTAFRLEGAEGAEYWIGQPNFYVITRYNRSVMYAMAVNQLSELLVQARGANQ from the coding sequence ATGCAGATTTTGCGTGGCTGGGCCGCACGACATGCACAGTGGCTGGCGGTTGCCGGCCTGTTCGGGGCTCCACAGGCGATGGCTGCCAACGAGTACGCGAATTCGCCGCAAGTCGGCGAATTCATCACCGAGATGACCCGTGACTACGGCTTCGCCAGCGAGCAACTGAGCACGCTGTTCACCGGTGTGGAACGCAAGCAGGCGATTCTCGACGCCATTTCGCGTCCGGCCGAGCGGGTCAAACCGTGGAAGGAATACCGCCCGATCTTCATTACCGACGCACGCATCAGCAAAGGTGTGGCGTTCTGGAACGAGCACGCTGAAGCCCTGTCGCGTGCCGAGAAAGAATACGGCGTGCCTGCCGAGATCATCGTCGCCATCATCGGCGTGGAAACCTCCTACGGTGGCAATACGGGCAATTACCGGGTGATCGACGCGCTGTCGACCCTGGCGTTCGACTACCCGCCACGCGCACCGTTCTTTCGCAAGGAACTGCGCGAGTTCCTCATGCTGACCCGTGAAGAGCAGGTCGACCCGGCCAGCCTGAAAGGCTCCTACGCGGGCGCCATGGGCCTGCCGCAGTTCATGCCGAGCAGCTTCCGCGCCTATGCGGTGGATTTCGACGGTGACGGGCATATCAATATCTGGAGCAACCCGACCGATGCCATCGGCAGCGTTGCCAGCTACTTCAAGCGTCACAACTGGCAGCCGGGCCAACCGGTGGCTAGTCTTGCCACGGTCAAGGGCGATCAGGCCGAGCAGGGCCTGAGTGCCGGCCTCGATCCGGAAAAGAACGTAGGCGAGCTGCGCGCGCTGGGCTGGTCGAGCAATGACGTATTGGCCGATGATCTGCCGGTAACCGCGTTCCGCCTCGAAGGCGCCGAGGGTGCCGAGTACTGGATCGGCCAGCCGAACTTCTATGTCATCACCCGCTACAACCGCAGTGTGATGTACGCCATGGCGGTCAATCAGTTGTCCGAGTTGCTGGTTCAGGCCCGAGGTGCCAATCAATGA
- a CDS encoding bifunctional DedA family/phosphatase PAP2 family protein yields MGEWLDSLTTWLAANPQWLGLAIFLIACIECLAIAGIIVPGTVLLFAVGVMAGNGALSLWETLALAYFGGLLGDAISYALGRYFHQDIRRLPGLRSHPQWLSGAETYFERYGVASLLLGRYIGPLRPMLPMVAGMLSMPIGRFIAVSMLAAAGWAVAYLVPGWAAGAALRLPLPEGFWPQAAVVAAGLALLLVLTIQSSLREQRQASLIAAGLGTILLIALFIGWPHLIQLDQGLMTLIQEERNPRFDYVAVAITHFGDFDVQLAVAALLCVLLLLARKWQALLFAGGAMLSTALANGTLKGLFERARPEILLEPLHTYSFPSGHSSAAFAFFLATAVLAGRGQPARLRLTWILLACLPALSIALSRVYLGVHWPSDIIAGALLASSLCAMSLALMQRFASLPPLPAKVWWMIVPSCALLLTSMALWRMSEGVEIYRY; encoded by the coding sequence ATGGGCGAGTGGCTCGATAGTCTGACTACCTGGCTTGCGGCCAACCCGCAATGGCTGGGCCTGGCGATCTTCCTGATCGCCTGCATCGAATGCCTGGCCATCGCCGGCATCATCGTTCCCGGCACCGTACTGCTGTTCGCCGTCGGCGTGATGGCCGGCAATGGCGCCCTGAGTCTGTGGGAAACCCTGGCGCTGGCGTACTTCGGCGGCCTGCTTGGCGACGCCATTTCCTATGCCCTGGGTCGTTACTTCCACCAGGACATCCGGCGCCTGCCGGGCCTGCGCAGCCATCCGCAGTGGCTCAGCGGCGCGGAAACCTACTTCGAACGCTATGGTGTCGCCAGCCTGTTGCTCGGCCGCTACATAGGCCCGCTGCGGCCGATGCTGCCGATGGTCGCTGGCATGCTGAGCATGCCGATCGGCCGCTTCATCGCCGTCAGCATGCTCGCCGCCGCAGGCTGGGCAGTCGCCTACCTGGTGCCGGGCTGGGCCGCCGGCGCCGCCTTGCGCCTGCCGCTGCCCGAGGGCTTCTGGCCCCAGGCCGCGGTGGTCGCCGCAGGCCTGGCACTGCTGCTGGTACTGACCATCCAGAGCAGCCTGCGCGAACAGCGACAGGCCAGCCTGATCGCGGCGGGCCTTGGCACCATTCTGCTGATCGCCCTGTTCATCGGCTGGCCGCATCTGATCCAGCTGGATCAGGGCCTGATGACGCTGATCCAGGAAGAGCGCAACCCGCGCTTCGACTACGTAGCGGTGGCGATCACTCACTTCGGCGACTTCGACGTGCAGCTGGCGGTCGCCGCCCTGCTCTGCGTGTTGCTGCTGCTTGCCCGCAAATGGCAGGCTCTGCTGTTCGCAGGCGGCGCCATGCTCAGCACCGCCCTGGCCAATGGCACCCTCAAGGGGCTGTTCGAGCGCGCGCGCCCTGAAATCCTGCTCGAGCCCCTGCACACCTACAGTTTCCCCAGCGGACACAGTTCGGCGGCCTTCGCATTCTTCCTGGCCACCGCCGTGCTCGCTGGCCGTGGGCAACCTGCGCGCCTGCGCCTGACCTGGATACTGCTCGCCTGCCTGCCGGCACTCAGCATCGCCCTGTCGCGGGTCTATCTGGGCGTTCACTGGCCGAGCGACATCATCGCTGGCGCCCTGCTGGCCAGCAGCCTGTGCGCAATGAGCCTGGCGCTGATGCAGCGTTTCGCCTCGCTGCCTCCGCTGCCAGCCAAGGTCTGGTGGATGATCGTGCCAAGCTGCGCCCTGCTGCTCACCAGCATGGCGCTGTGGCGAATGTCGGAAGGTGTGGAGATCTACCGTTATTGA